In Paenibacillus sonchi, a single genomic region encodes these proteins:
- a CDS encoding xylulokinase: protein MDQNIKQAILKGETSLGIEFGSTRIKAVLIDYRFETIASGSYEWENLLVDGYWTYHLADIIKGLQTAYSEMKLEVEQKYGVTLTTAGSIGFSAMMHGYMVFDDKGELLVPFRTWRNATTGAAAKELTDTFKFNIPERWSIAHLYQAILNGEPHVPHARFITTLAGYIHWLLTGSKAIGIGDASGMFPIDEAAQDYNAPMVKQFDELIAAKGYPWKLRDLLPKVCHAGEQAGVLTEAGVKILDASGDLQPGIPLCPPEGDAGTGMVATNSVRKRTGNISVGTSVFAMIVLEKDLSAVYPEIDMVTTPDGSPVGMVHANNCSSDINAWLGLFREFYEAMGQKADPNQLFSVMFKKALEADSDGGGLLSYGYFSGENITGMEKGRPLFVRSPESRFNLANFMRTHLYTAFAALKIGMDILTKKENVAIDSILAHGGLFKTPIVGQKMLAAALNVPVSVMATAGEGGAWGMAILAAYMSNKGQQEPLDDFLADKVFKAAEGHEIHPDSADVAGFELFMERYSKGLAIEQAAVDHLVENWRE from the coding sequence ATGGATCAGAACATCAAGCAAGCGATACTCAAGGGAGAAACCTCACTTGGTATCGAATTTGGGTCCACACGTATCAAGGCAGTGCTGATTGATTATCGTTTTGAGACAATCGCCTCAGGAAGCTATGAGTGGGAGAATCTGTTGGTGGACGGCTATTGGACGTACCATTTGGCTGACATTATCAAGGGGCTGCAGACCGCCTACAGCGAAATGAAGCTGGAGGTTGAGCAGAAATATGGCGTTACCCTTACAACAGCCGGTTCTATAGGATTTTCGGCAATGATGCATGGGTATATGGTTTTTGACGACAAGGGGGAGCTGCTTGTTCCGTTCCGGACCTGGCGCAATGCAACCACTGGTGCTGCCGCAAAGGAATTAACGGATACCTTTAAGTTCAACATTCCTGAACGCTGGAGTATTGCTCATTTATATCAAGCTATATTGAACGGGGAACCACACGTGCCTCATGCCCGGTTCATAACGACCTTGGCCGGTTATATTCACTGGCTGCTGACCGGCAGCAAGGCCATTGGCATCGGGGATGCCTCGGGGATGTTCCCGATTGATGAAGCCGCGCAAGATTATAACGCCCCGATGGTAAAGCAATTTGACGAGCTTATTGCCGCCAAGGGCTACCCGTGGAAGCTGCGGGACCTTCTCCCCAAGGTCTGCCATGCAGGGGAGCAGGCAGGCGTCTTAACCGAAGCCGGCGTTAAGATACTGGATGCGTCCGGTGACCTGCAGCCGGGCATTCCGCTCTGTCCTCCGGAAGGCGACGCCGGTACAGGCATGGTGGCTACGAACAGTGTCAGAAAACGGACCGGCAATATTTCCGTAGGCACCTCGGTTTTTGCGATGATTGTCCTGGAGAAGGATCTTTCGGCCGTATATCCGGAAATTGATATGGTAACTACGCCGGACGGCAGTCCGGTAGGGATGGTTCATGCCAATAACTGCTCAAGCGATATCAATGCCTGGCTGGGTCTGTTCCGCGAGTTCTATGAGGCAATGGGGCAAAAGGCGGACCCGAACCAACTGTTCAGTGTAATGTTCAAAAAAGCGCTGGAAGCGGACTCCGACGGCGGAGGCTTGCTCAGCTACGGGTATTTCTCCGGTGAGAATATTACCGGGATGGAGAAAGGCCGTCCGCTGTTTGTCCGCTCGCCTGAGAGCCGTTTCAATCTGGCCAATTTCATGCGGACGCATCTGTATACCGCTTTTGCCGCTTTGAAGATCGGAATGGACATTCTGACCAAGAAAGAAAATGTCGCTATCGACAGTATTCTGGCTCACGGCGGACTGTTTAAAACCCCAATCGTCGGGCAGAAAATGTTAGCAGCCGCACTGAACGTCCCGGTTTCTGTCATGGCAACAGCCGGAGAAGGCGGAGCATGGGGAATGGCGATTCTGGCTGCTTATATGTCAAACAAAGGTCAGCAGGAACCTCTGGATGACTTCCTTGCAGACAAAGTATTTAAGGCTGCCGAAGGACACGAGATTCATCCGGACAGCGCTGATGTTGCTGGTTTTGAACTGTTCATGGAACGCTACAGCAAGGGTCTTGCGATTGAGCAGGCCGCTGTAGATCATCTGGTAGAGAACTGGAGGGAATAA
- a CDS encoding L-ribulose-5-phosphate 4-epimerase: MLEQLKEEVFQANLDLPKHGLVKYTWGNVSAVDRASRLFVIKPSGVHYDKMKPSDMVVVDFDGNVVEGDLRPSSDTPTHAVLYKHYAEIGGIVHTHSTWATVWAQAGLDVPVMGTTHADTFYGSVPCTRFLTQEEIDTGYEAETGRVIIETFEQRGLDIMAVPGVLLKGHAPFTWGKDAHSAVMNSVVLEEVSKMNLFARELNHFAEELPQRILDKHYLRKHGKDAYYGQK, from the coding sequence ATGTTAGAGCAACTGAAAGAAGAGGTATTCCAGGCCAATCTGGACCTGCCTAAGCACGGACTCGTCAAATACACATGGGGCAATGTAAGCGCGGTTGACCGGGCAAGCCGCCTGTTCGTAATCAAACCGAGCGGTGTTCATTATGACAAAATGAAGCCAAGCGATATGGTGGTTGTGGATTTCGACGGCAATGTGGTTGAAGGCGATCTCAGGCCTTCCTCTGATACACCTACCCATGCCGTCCTGTACAAGCATTATGCAGAGATTGGCGGCATTGTGCATACGCACTCGACATGGGCAACAGTCTGGGCTCAGGCCGGTCTGGATGTTCCTGTCATGGGGACTACGCATGCCGATACCTTCTATGGCTCCGTTCCTTGTACCCGCTTCCTGACCCAGGAGGAGATTGACACCGGCTATGAAGCGGAAACCGGACGTGTCATCATCGAAACCTTTGAGCAGCGGGGTCTGGATATTATGGCGGTGCCCGGTGTCTTGCTTAAGGGCCATGCTCCGTTTACCTGGGGCAAGGATGCCCATTCCGCAGTAATGAACAGCGTGGTGCTGGAGGAAGTCTCCAAGATGAATCTGTTTGCCCGGGAGCTCAATCACTTTGCCGAAGAGCTGCCGCAGCGGATTCTGGATAAACATTACCTGCGTAAGCATGGCAAAGACGCTTACTACGGTCAGAAATAA
- the araA gene encoding L-arabinose isomerase, with protein sequence MSTVGAKQFWFVVGSQHLYGEEALGEVKAHAQAMTDALNNSGVLPYPLVLQDLAVSADKITSIMKEVNYRDEVAGVITWMHTFSPAKMWIRGTKLLQKPLLHLATQYNESIPWATIDMDFMNLNQAAHGDREYGFINARLNKQNKVVVGYWERAEVQKQIAAWMDVAVAYNESFSIKVARFGDNMRNVGVTEGDKVEAQIQFGWTVDYYGIGDLVEYVKAVKEEEIDALFAEYAQLYDFEYGTYSKEAWEASVKVQASYEIALKRFLDHGGYNAFTSNFEDLHGMKQLPGLAVQRLMAQGYGFAGEGDWKTAALDRLLKVMSHNQNTGFMEDYTYEMAAGQEAILQSHMLEVDPCLASNKPKVVVSPLGIGDREDPARLVFDGKAGEGVVVSMADFGTHYKLLINEVEAFEPTVPAPKLPVARVLWKVKPNFQDGVKAWIENGGGHHTVVSLNLTTDQIVTYAKLVGLEYVVIK encoded by the coding sequence ATGTCAACAGTAGGCGCTAAGCAATTCTGGTTTGTTGTAGGATCGCAGCATCTTTATGGGGAAGAAGCACTGGGGGAAGTTAAGGCTCATGCGCAGGCTATGACCGATGCGCTCAATAACAGCGGTGTTCTGCCTTATCCGCTCGTATTGCAGGATCTGGCCGTCAGCGCGGACAAAATCACCTCCATCATGAAAGAAGTCAACTATCGTGACGAGGTTGCCGGCGTCATCACTTGGATGCATACCTTTTCTCCGGCAAAAATGTGGATTCGCGGAACGAAACTGTTGCAGAAGCCGTTGCTTCACTTGGCAACCCAATACAATGAGAGCATTCCTTGGGCTACCATTGATATGGATTTCATGAACCTTAACCAGGCTGCCCACGGCGACCGTGAATACGGCTTCATCAATGCCCGTCTGAACAAGCAAAACAAAGTGGTAGTAGGCTACTGGGAGCGTGCCGAAGTGCAGAAGCAAATCGCAGCATGGATGGACGTAGCGGTTGCCTACAACGAGAGCTTCAGCATCAAGGTTGCCCGCTTTGGCGACAACATGCGCAACGTTGGTGTTACGGAAGGCGACAAGGTTGAAGCCCAAATCCAATTCGGCTGGACCGTTGACTACTATGGTATTGGCGACCTTGTGGAGTACGTAAAGGCTGTGAAGGAAGAAGAAATAGATGCGCTGTTTGCAGAATATGCACAGCTGTATGACTTCGAGTATGGCACCTACAGCAAGGAAGCATGGGAAGCCAGCGTCAAAGTACAGGCCAGCTATGAAATCGCCCTGAAACGCTTCCTGGATCATGGCGGCTATAACGCCTTCACTTCGAACTTCGAAGACCTGCACGGCATGAAGCAGCTTCCCGGTCTTGCAGTGCAGCGCCTGATGGCACAAGGCTACGGCTTCGCCGGCGAAGGAGACTGGAAGACTGCCGCCCTGGACCGCCTGCTGAAAGTGATGAGCCACAACCAGAACACCGGCTTCATGGAAGATTACACCTATGAAATGGCCGCAGGCCAGGAAGCCATTCTGCAATCTCACATGCTTGAAGTAGATCCATGTCTGGCCAGCAACAAGCCGAAGGTCGTTGTTTCGCCGCTAGGCATTGGCGACCGTGAAGACCCGGCCCGTCTCGTATTTGACGGCAAGGCAGGAGAAGGCGTAGTTGTATCCATGGCCGACTTCGGCACACATTATAAGCTGCTAATCAACGAAGTGGAGGCCTTCGAACCGACGGTGCCGGCTCCGAAGCTTCCGGTAGCACGTGTGTTGTGGAAGGTGAAGCCGAACTTCCAGGATGGGGTCAAAGCCTGGATTGAGAACGGCGGCGGCCACCACACCGTAGTGTCCTTGAACCTGACAACCGACCAGATTGTTACCTATGCCAAGCTGGTTGGTCTGGAATATGTCGTTATCAAATAA
- a CDS encoding ankyrin repeat domain-containing protein, giving the protein MIVLKDIGKFEELPEIAMHIYKGNIPALQAAIAAGWDIEEGIVLSKHTTLSPLDLALVSQQMEVVKLLVEHGVNLNVHHHPAFLRAVRYCREDIVRYIAAQGAEMDKLNQTGSGAYSQAYYGNKNNIPLIHELGLDIKLHGGPVLRQAVSDHDLRTLTYLLDQGVDINYNKPDMVYPYQATPLTVAARMGNMAMVKFLIEHGADVTIAEKDGDRPYTIAVSNKHTVMADYLKSLEPADFHNAENKKYELKKYKLTDELVSFLTGDKLRLELAQNEYEIGYIDFFTLTDTIEMKVGRQKLLRLSADIDNYSDLQLVWSPKKKGLIGCYDVEHQVYADLSSFTEFLAQPEVYLMKFLEGELEND; this is encoded by the coding sequence ATGATCGTCCTGAAAGATATCGGGAAGTTCGAGGAATTGCCCGAAATTGCTATGCATATTTACAAAGGAAATATTCCGGCTCTGCAAGCTGCAATCGCAGCTGGCTGGGATATTGAAGAGGGTATTGTACTTAGCAAGCATACCACGCTTAGTCCGTTGGATCTGGCGCTTGTCTCACAGCAAATGGAGGTTGTAAAGCTGCTGGTGGAGCACGGCGTCAACTTGAATGTTCATCATCATCCGGCTTTTTTGCGGGCTGTCCGCTATTGCAGGGAGGACATCGTTCGCTACATTGCAGCGCAAGGAGCCGAGATGGACAAGCTTAATCAAACGGGTTCAGGCGCATATTCACAGGCTTACTATGGCAACAAAAACAATATTCCACTCATTCATGAGCTGGGATTAGATATCAAGCTGCATGGCGGTCCCGTATTGCGTCAAGCCGTATCAGACCATGACCTGAGGACTCTCACATATTTGCTCGATCAGGGAGTGGACATCAATTATAATAAACCGGATATGGTCTATCCTTATCAAGCGACTCCGTTGACTGTGGCTGCACGTATGGGTAATATGGCCATGGTCAAATTTTTGATTGAACACGGTGCGGACGTTACTATAGCGGAAAAAGACGGCGATCGGCCGTATACGATTGCTGTCAGCAATAAGCATACCGTCATGGCTGATTATTTGAAATCGCTGGAACCGGCTGATTTTCATAATGCGGAGAACAAGAAATACGAGCTTAAAAAATATAAATTAACCGATGAACTGGTCAGCTTTCTTACAGGAGACAAGCTGCGCCTTGAGCTGGCGCAAAATGAATACGAAATCGGGTATATCGACTTTTTCACATTGACCGATACGATTGAGATGAAGGTTGGCAGGCAAAAACTGCTGCGTCTTTCAGCCGATATCGACAATTACTCTGACCTGCAGCTGGTTTGGAGTCCGAAGAAAAAAGGTCTGATCGGCTGTTATGATGTGGAGCACCAGGTGTATGCTGATTTAAGCAGCTTTACAGAGTTCCTTGCGCAGCCTGAAGTGTACCTCATGAAGTTTCTTGAGGGGGAGTTGGAAAATGACTAA
- a CDS encoding GntR family transcriptional regulator, with the protein MNLNPSTPQPLYMQIRQMLKNDIQNGRYKPDEQIPTEAELCDTYSVSRITIRKAIEELVREGTLTRIPRRGTFVASNKFHNELLSVSGFSEFSHQLGMIPNSRILRSEVIPASEEVAGHLLIDKGSPVLELERLMYVDDRPLFYDIAHYSLTRFPDLEKKIAMKESTYKILSEDYHTEIVSNDKIIDVIGATKDYAKFLECDIGANLFRILKIAFDANDEPVHLSTFMCETNRVNLTVHRAK; encoded by the coding sequence ATGAATTTAAATCCTTCAACCCCCCAGCCCCTGTATATGCAGATCAGGCAAATGTTGAAGAACGATATTCAGAACGGACGATACAAACCGGATGAACAGATTCCAACGGAAGCAGAGCTCTGTGATACTTATAGTGTAAGCCGAATCACCATACGAAAAGCGATTGAGGAGCTTGTGCGGGAAGGAACCCTGACGCGAATTCCCCGTAGAGGCACCTTTGTGGCCTCCAACAAATTTCATAATGAACTGTTATCAGTAAGCGGTTTCTCAGAGTTCAGCCACCAGCTGGGCATGATTCCAAACTCACGGATATTAAGAAGCGAAGTCATCCCGGCGTCTGAAGAGGTGGCCGGACATCTTCTTATTGACAAAGGCAGCCCCGTATTGGAGCTTGAACGGTTGATGTATGTAGATGACCGCCCGCTTTTCTATGATATTGCCCATTATTCACTCACCCGGTTTCCGGATTTGGAAAAGAAGATCGCGATGAAAGAATCGACTTACAAGATTCTGTCGGAGGACTATCATACTGAGATCGTGAGCAATGACAAGATTATTGATGTGATCGGTGCGACCAAAGATTATGCGAAATTTCTTGAATGTGATATCGGTGCGAACTTGTTCCGGATATTAAAAATTGCTTTTGACGCAAATGATGAGCCTGTTCACCTCTCCACATTTATGTGTGAGACCAATCGGGTCAATCTGACGGTCCACCGGGCAAAGTAG
- the frlD gene encoding fructoselysine 6-kinase, with translation MRIITVGDNCMDVYQASGKAYPGGNPVNVAVYLTGMGAETAYLGWVGTDIYGEIMIQAIQDKGVDTSRISKKAGKTAVTHVEMVENDRKFGDYDEGVMAQFFLTAEELDFAGNYQLVHSGIWGHADPYFPLFKKKGMITSFDFSDQLKDDRVQTLTPYVDYPFFSYTQDDDYIRQHLVEVKQRGAQIAVATLGENGSLAYDGEQFFPHGVGKVNVVDTMGAGDSFIAGFIYGRLKGLSVESCLELGANTAAKTIGYFGAW, from the coding sequence ATGAGAATCATTACAGTCGGGGATAACTGCATGGATGTCTATCAAGCAAGCGGCAAAGCCTATCCTGGAGGCAATCCGGTGAATGTGGCCGTCTATTTAACAGGAATGGGTGCAGAGACGGCCTATCTGGGCTGGGTAGGCACCGACATTTATGGGGAGATTATGATCCAGGCTATTCAGGACAAGGGCGTGGATACTTCCCGGATTTCAAAAAAGGCCGGAAAAACAGCGGTAACCCACGTGGAGATGGTAGAGAATGACCGGAAGTTCGGCGATTACGACGAGGGAGTTATGGCACAGTTTTTCCTTACAGCAGAAGAGCTCGATTTTGCCGGGAATTATCAGCTTGTCCACTCGGGGATATGGGGCCATGCCGATCCGTACTTTCCTCTCTTCAAGAAAAAGGGCATGATCACTTCCTTTGATTTCTCGGATCAGCTGAAGGATGACCGGGTACAGACGTTAACGCCCTATGTAGACTATCCATTTTTTTCGTACACTCAGGATGATGATTATATCCGCCAACACTTGGTGGAGGTTAAGCAAAGAGGGGCACAGATTGCCGTGGCTACCTTGGGAGAAAACGGTTCGCTTGCTTACGATGGAGAACAATTCTTTCCGCACGGCGTAGGTAAGGTGAACGTCGTAGATACGATGGGAGCTGGAGATTCCTTCATTGCCGGGTTCATTTACGGCCGATTGAAAGGGCTTTCAGTCGAGAGCTGCCTGGAGCTTGGGGCAAACACAGCTGCGAAGACGATAGGTTATTTCGGCGCATGGTGA
- a CDS encoding SIS domain-containing protein, whose protein sequence is MLNFDEQLFLKLVEQEGLAFRGQIEEIVDGIAKKGYSNIFLIGAGGTIAMMYPYEYILKSNSTIDVHAEIAAEFMVMNNRHFSKDSVCIFTSVSGTTQETVAAAEFCKERGATTIALVAERDTPLTKIVDHCITTGSEKHSFDTFFMLLYMVVFRFMYNNNEFPQYEQFTKEVALLPRAILDAVKAFDPKAEAFAKEHKDTDYHMMVGSGNLWGNTYSYAMCILEEMQWIHAKSIHAAEFFHGTLELVVEDTSVILLKGEDETRPLMDRVERFAEKITKKLTLIDTKDFAMEGISGEFRKHFAVSINWSVLSRISAYLERERNHPLTLRRYYRQMEY, encoded by the coding sequence ATGTTGAATTTTGACGAACAATTATTTCTTAAGCTTGTGGAGCAGGAGGGCCTGGCCTTTAGAGGACAAATTGAAGAGATTGTAGACGGGATTGCCAAGAAAGGGTACAGCAATATTTTTCTGATCGGTGCGGGTGGCACAATTGCGATGATGTATCCTTATGAGTATATTCTGAAATCAAACTCGACCATTGATGTGCATGCGGAGATTGCCGCTGAATTCATGGTGATGAACAACAGACATTTCAGTAAGGATTCCGTATGTATTTTCACATCTGTGTCGGGAACCACGCAGGAGACCGTTGCAGCAGCCGAGTTCTGTAAGGAACGGGGAGCGACTACAATTGCACTTGTGGCAGAGAGGGATACTCCATTAACCAAAATTGTAGATCACTGCATCACAACCGGTTCGGAGAAGCATTCCTTCGATACATTCTTCATGCTCCTGTACATGGTTGTGTTCCGGTTCATGTATAACAACAATGAGTTCCCTCAGTATGAGCAGTTCACGAAGGAAGTTGCCTTATTGCCGCGTGCGATTCTGGACGCAGTCAAGGCTTTTGACCCTAAAGCGGAAGCTTTTGCAAAAGAACATAAAGATACTGACTATCATATGATGGTTGGCTCCGGCAACCTGTGGGGGAATACGTACTCCTACGCGATGTGTATCCTGGAAGAAATGCAGTGGATTCACGCGAAGTCGATTCATGCGGCGGAATTCTTCCACGGCACGCTTGAGCTTGTGGTTGAAGATACCAGTGTTATTCTGTTGAAAGGCGAAGATGAGACAAGACCTCTGATGGACCGGGTGGAGAGATTCGCCGAGAAAATTACGAAGAAGCTGACCCTTATTGATACCAAAGACTTTGCCATGGAAGGCATCAGCGGGGAGTTCAGAAAGCACTTTGCCGTAAGTATCAACTGGTCTGTACTAAGCCGTATCAGCGCCTACCTGGAGCGTGAGAGAAATCATCCGTTAACACTCAGAAGATACTATCGTCAAATGGAATATTAA
- a CDS encoding sugar phosphate isomerase/epimerase family protein, giving the protein MKIAGMNITYRHFPFEYFLDQVTGLGIEHIELWAGEPHLYVYRNVLGNLRHMRQQLKSRGIKVVCYTPEQCVYPFNIAASDSQLRQKSIDYFIDNLYAALELETNMMLVTSGIGDFAVSQSESWKYAGYSIYQIARVAEKEGVTLALEPLTRFESNLIIDVKGIKRMLEEIRSPALKGMIDTVAMQLANETPEDYFSLLPELSHFHLVDGDGSSDAHLALDDGVLNWREYLTSLQSHNYEGACTLEIMGFKYYQNPQEALRESVRKITEMDVLSS; this is encoded by the coding sequence ATGAAGATTGCGGGAATGAATATTACGTACAGGCATTTTCCCTTCGAGTACTTCCTGGATCAGGTGACCGGGCTCGGGATCGAGCACATCGAGCTGTGGGCGGGCGAGCCTCATTTATACGTCTACCGGAATGTTCTTGGCAACTTGAGGCACATGAGGCAGCAGCTGAAATCCCGAGGCATAAAAGTCGTCTGTTATACGCCGGAACAGTGTGTCTATCCCTTCAATATTGCCGCCTCCGACTCCCAGCTGCGGCAGAAGAGTATCGATTACTTCATAGATAATCTGTACGCGGCTCTGGAGCTGGAGACCAACATGATGCTTGTGACTTCAGGAATAGGAGACTTCGCTGTATCGCAATCGGAATCATGGAAATATGCGGGTTACTCCATCTATCAGATAGCTAGGGTGGCTGAGAAGGAAGGGGTGACTTTAGCGTTGGAGCCTCTGACCCGGTTCGAATCGAATCTAATTATCGATGTTAAGGGAATCAAGAGGATGCTGGAGGAGATCCGTTCCCCGGCTTTAAAAGGGATGATCGATACCGTAGCGATGCAGCTTGCTAACGAGACACCCGAAGATTATTTCTCCCTACTCCCGGAGCTGAGTCATTTCCACCTGGTCGACGGTGACGGCTCGTCTGATGCGCATCTGGCTCTAGATGACGGGGTGCTGAATTGGCGGGAATATCTAACCAGTCTTCAGAGCCATAATTATGAGGGAGCTTGCACACTAGAGATTATGGGGTTCAAGTATTATCAGAATCCGCAGGAAGCACTTAGGGAATCAGTCAGGAAAATAACGGAAATGGATGTCTTATCATCTTGA
- a CDS encoding S8 family serine peptidase produces MDIINISFGGENPSQILEEKLQEAYDAGILIIAAAGNDGYMGDDTILYPARYSTAIAVGAIDSGNKRAFFSAKGPDLDLVAPGVKVLSTLPSNQYGMKSGTSMAAPHVTGVAALILEKNKKLSPGEVADILESTAKPLGLVPEYGHGIVQAKEAVDQTAWK; encoded by the coding sequence ATGGATATTATTAATATCAGCTTTGGTGGTGAGAATCCATCGCAAATTCTGGAGGAAAAACTCCAAGAGGCGTATGATGCAGGTATCCTTATTATTGCAGCTGCTGGTAACGATGGGTATATGGGTGATGACACAATCTTGTATCCGGCAAGGTACTCTACGGCAATTGCAGTAGGGGCGATTGACTCGGGTAACAAAAGGGCGTTTTTTTCTGCTAAAGGTCCTGACTTAGACCTCGTGGCTCCCGGCGTAAAAGTATTAAGCACGCTGCCAAGTAATCAGTATGGGATGAAATCGGGAACATCTATGGCCGCTCCACATGTAACAGGTGTTGCCGCACTGATTTTGGAGAAAAACAAAAAGCTTAGCCCGGGCGAGGTCGCTGACATTTTGGAGTCAACAGCAAAACCATTGGGATTGGTCCCGGAGTATGGTCATGGGATAGTGCAAGCTAAAGAGGCCGTAGATCAGACTGCTTGGAAATAA
- a CDS encoding NPCBM/NEW2 domain-containing protein codes for MLGKVKSFIFGFFACLLITGTSAYAMEPTMTGIYLRKITYMFDGIEKKPPQGSEGFIYQGSIYVPLRFVSESLNKDIEWDDTKSTVWIGKSNADDYFSHQIPTRVEGDLKFEIGVANIGGTKYSHRGYKVSFPEKGNQGMLQFNLAGQYSKFDGFVGIDDYTKNSTALGTLKIIGDNRELLSFMNLKGGDQPKRFEVDLSGVSTLQILYTKDTGSDLTIDIADAILHHK; via the coding sequence ATGTTAGGAAAAGTGAAAAGCTTTATATTTGGATTTTTCGCCTGCTTGCTCATCACAGGAACAAGCGCTTATGCGATGGAGCCTACGATGACCGGGATCTATCTTAGAAAAATCACGTATATGTTCGACGGAATCGAGAAAAAGCCTCCACAAGGATCGGAAGGGTTTATTTATCAAGGTTCGATCTACGTTCCTTTGCGGTTTGTCAGTGAATCGTTGAATAAAGATATCGAATGGGACGATACCAAAAGCACGGTTTGGATCGGGAAAAGTAATGCCGATGATTACTTCTCGCACCAGATCCCCACTAGAGTTGAGGGGGATTTAAAGTTTGAAATTGGTGTTGCTAATATTGGGGGCACCAAATATAGCCATAGAGGCTATAAAGTTTCTTTCCCCGAAAAAGGCAATCAAGGGATGCTGCAATTTAACCTTGCAGGCCAATACTCCAAATTCGATGGCTTTGTAGGAATTGATGATTACACCAAAAACAGTACAGCATTAGGGACGTTGAAAATCATAGGAGACAATAGAGAATTACTTAGCTTCATGAACTTGAAGGGTGGGGACCAGCCTAAACGATTCGAAGTCGATTTATCTGGGGTTTCCACGTTGCAAATTTTGTATACAAAGGACACCGGCTCGGATCTTACGATTGATATTGCCGATGCTATTTTACATCACAAATAA
- a CDS encoding TetR/AcrR family transcriptional regulator → MKKQQPQISEDRILEASWELLGEEDIEKFSMRRLADRLGIQAPSLYWYFKSKQNLYQRLANQVSKIILEEFHSEGDWKEQLTGLAVTVRSVLSRYPCSTQLMMMTLPHEPDIIRFTNRMLLCVESTPLEQAQKMQVVTTLVNYVFYFVLDDYQHERNVSAILKDQGAAPGEEMIRLLDSMSDTDAGLFRRLFTNGLFELMGTDGAFEFGLRLILLGIEQVIKEQAR, encoded by the coding sequence ATGAAAAAGCAGCAGCCTCAAATTTCGGAGGACAGGATTCTGGAAGCCTCGTGGGAGCTTCTTGGAGAGGAGGACATCGAGAAATTCAGCATGAGACGATTGGCCGACAGGCTGGGGATTCAGGCTCCCTCCCTGTACTGGTACTTCAAGAGCAAACAAAATCTTTACCAGCGCCTGGCCAATCAGGTATCGAAGATTATCCTGGAGGAGTTCCACTCCGAGGGGGACTGGAAGGAGCAGCTGACAGGGCTTGCCGTAACCGTACGGAGCGTGCTCAGCCGGTATCCCTGCTCTACGCAGCTCATGATGATGACGCTGCCCCACGAACCGGACATCATCCGGTTCACCAACCGTATGCTGCTCTGCGTGGAATCGACGCCGCTTGAGCAGGCGCAGAAAATGCAAGTGGTGACTACGCTTGTGAACTATGTTTTCTACTTCGTTCTGGACGATTATCAGCATGAGCGCAATGTCTCCGCGATCCTTAAGGATCAGGGAGCGGCTCCGGGTGAGGAGATGATTCGCCTTCTGGACTCGATGAGCGACACGGATGCGGGACTGTTCCGGAGGCTGTTCACGAACGGGCTGTTCGAGCTGATGGGGACCGACGGGGCATTTGAGTTCGGCTTGAGGCTGATTCTGCTCGGGATTGAGCAAGTGATCAAGGAGCAGGCGCGTTAG